The DNA region GTTCGTCTATACCCCCTGTCCTGGGACAAGGTTGAGCAGGGGGTACACCTGGACGATGCAGCCCAGGTGGCTCTCCTACTGATGAACGGATCGGTCCGAGAGCTCTTCCGTTTCGATCAGGTGAGGCTGTTGGGGAGGCACAACCTGGAGAACGCCGCCATGGCCCTATGCGCTGCCAACCTGGTGCTTAACCGTCCGCTAAATGGGGAGGATGGCCGAATAGGGGAGTTCATGGCTCCCCCACATCGATGTGAGCTGGTGGGGCGCTACGGAGGGGTCACGTTCGTTGACGACTCCAAGGGGACCAACGTGGCGGCCACGGTTACCGCCCTAAGGAGCCTCAAGTGCGACCCAGGGGGTACCAAGGTGATCCTTTTGGGTGGAAGGGGCAAGGGGGAGGACTACCAGGTCCTGGCTCAGACGGTATCGGAGGAGTGCTCCTACGCGGTACTGTACGGGGAGGAGGGGGATAGGATCGCGGAGGCCCTGTCCAAGGCGGGCTTCAACCGGTGGAGCAGGGTGGGGAGCCTGGACGAAGCGGTCCGGGTGGCGTTCCAGCGGACCAAGGAGGGGGACATGATCCTGCTCTCTCCCGCCTGCACCAGTTGGGATCAGTACCCCAATTACAAGGAGCGGGGGTATCACTTTCGTAGGTTGGCACAGGAGGTCGGCGGCAGGGTGAGCGAAAGGTGAGCTCCGAAGATCTGAGGATAAAAGAGCATGATAGGGATAAAAAGAGGCCGGATGTGCTCCTTTGGCTCATCCCCTTCCTGCTTAACGGGCTTGGGATCCTGATCATAACCTCCACCACAACCCCAAAGATCTTCGGGGAGAGCGGCTCCCCCTTCTGGGTGGGGGTTAAGCAGTTCAGGTGGATGGGGTTGGGCCTCATGGCCTTCCTTGTGGGATGGAGGGTGCGCCCTCAAACGTGGCTTAGGTCCAGTGGCCCCCTGTGGGTGCTGTCGTTGATGGGCGTCCTGGCCACCAAGCTCCCCGGGGTAGGGGTAACCGTAGGGGGGGCCAGGCGATGGATAAGGCTTGGGGGGCTGTCCTTCCAGCCCGGGGAGGTTCTGTACCTCTTCCTCACCATACACATGGTGAAGATGCTTTTCAAGAACGACAGGGACGTGGTCAAATCCTTCCTGGTCACCATGGCTCTAGTGGTGGTTTCCGCCGTGCCGTTGCTTGCGCAACCCGACCTGGGGACCACGATCCTAATCTACGTAACCGCCATGGGGCTCTTCGTGGAGCGTCATGGATGGCGCCTTCCCCTGATCTCCGGCCTTTTCGGCGGTGTGCTCCTGGTCATTTTGATATTGGTCGAGCCCTACCGGATGAGACGGATCTTCGCCTTCGTGGACCCCTTCAGGGATCCCCTAGACACGGGGTTTCAGGCCATCCAGGGGCTCATAGCCTTTCACAACGGGGGGCTCTGGGGCACTGGGCTTGGGCATGGGTTTCAGAAGCTCCAGTACCTCCCCGCCGCCTACACGGATTTCGTCTTCGCCGCCCTGGGGGAAGAGATGGGGCTCGTGGGCACCTTGGGGGTCCTTGGGGCCTTCTGGCTCTGGAGCACCAGGATAAAGCGCAACTATTTCATGCTGGAGGACGATCTCCTGGCGTCCCTCCTCTGGGGTATAGGGCTCACCATAGTTCTCCCCCTCCTTGTAAACGTTGCGGGGGTGACCAAGCTGATGCCACTGACGGGCATGCCACTTCCGTTCATGAGCTATGGCGGCACATCCCTCGTTATGATGTGGTTCCGGTTGGGTGTAATATTGGGGACAGTGACTTGGGGATCTCAAGCGAAGAGGGGATTGACTTGAAGATAGGTCGGATCACCATAGTGGCTGGGGGCACCGGCGGTCACATATGGCCCGCCATAGCCTTTGGCGAATGGATGTCCAGGGAACACCCGGAGGTGTCCATCTCCTACATCTCCGGATCCAGACCGCTGGAGCTGAGGATATATCGGGAGGCTGGGTTGGACCCCCACGTGATACACATTGAGGGCTCCCCCTTGGGCGCTGGACTCAGGCAAATGCCCCGCAGGTTCAAGCAGATAGTGAGGGCCCTACACCAGACCGAGGACTGCATAAAGAGGGACATGCCGGACCTGTGCCTCATGTTTGGCGGATACGTCTCCTTTCCCGCCCTCCTGGTCTCCCGGCGGATGGGTATACGATCGGTAATGCATGAGCAGAACGCCCGGGCTGGCAGGGTCACCCGGTTCGCCGCCATGCTGGGGGTCAAGATAGCCTCCGGATGGAGGATCTGCCGCCCCCTGCCGGAGGGGGCCTTCAGCCCCGTAGGGGTCCCCATAAGAGAGTTCAAGCTCTGCGAGAGATCGGTTGCCGCCGCTTCACTGGGTATTAGCCTGGAGAGGAGTCAAAAGGTGGCCTTGGTGCTTGCAGGATCCCTAGGGAGCTCATCCCTTTTCCAGCGGGTGGCCAGCGCCGCATCGCACCCCTCCCTACGGGACTGGACGTTCTTGATGGTAGGGGCCTCAAAGGATGTGGAGAGGAGCGGCAACTGCATATCTTTGCCCCACATCTGGGACATTGGAACCGCCTACTCGTTGGCGGATCTGGTTATAACCCGGGCTGGAGCGTCAACCTTAACGGAAATTAAGTTACTTGGTGTTCCGTGTGTTATAATTCCCTGGCGAGAATCCTCCGGTGGTCACCAGTTTGATAACGCCGGAGCTTTCTGTGAAGAGGCGAACGGTATGATCCTGGACGAGGATGCGTTGACCTCCGACCTGCATGACGCGATCCGAACCCTGGAGGTTAAGGTCCCACCATGGCGGGGTTCCTTGCCCGGAGGGGAGGATCTTGGTGAGAACAGCTCAAACCTATGGAACATGATATCTTCCCTCTGACACGAAAGGAGAGGTATTGATTTGTGGCACACGTCCCCGATAGATATAGAGGCCAGCAAAAGGATCCACCTGATGGGCATAGGCGGGGCCGGGATGAGCGGCCTGGCGTTGCTCCTCAAGGACATGGGGTTGAGCGTAACCGGTTGTGACGCTGCCAGGACCACCTACATAAAGAAGCTTTCCCAACGGGGTGTTGAGGTGTTGATGGGACACGATGGGGAGCACCTGGACAGGTTTTCCCCGGATCTGTTGGTGTACACCAGCGCCATAGACGATTCTCATCCGGAGATCCAGAGGGCCAGAGAGCTGGGCATAAGGATAGCCAAACGGGCGGAGGTCTTGAGCGCCATCTTCAACCATCGAAGGGGCATAGGGGTGGCGGGAACCCATGGGAAGACCACCACGTCGTCCATGCTGGCCCTGGTCATGGAGAGGTGTGACATGTCCCCCACGGTTGCCATAGGGGGGGAGCTCTGTGACATAGGATGCAACGCCAAGCTCGGATCTGGGGATGTCATGGTGGCTGAGCTGGACGAGAGCGACGGCAGCTTCGAGCTCTTCTCCCCCCAAGTGGCGGTGGTAACCAACGTGGACTGGGATCACGTGGATCACTATGCCTCCGTGGATCAGGTGACCGATGCCTTCGTCAGATTCGTTGGGAAGATAAAGGATGGGGGAGCGCTGGTCATCT from Thermanaerovibrio acidaminovorans DSM 6589 includes:
- the murD gene encoding UDP-N-acetylmuramoyl-L-alanine--D-glutamate ligase; translation: MKIGDLRDKRVSVIGAGISGEALARLAREAGCRVFVSDGGNVPRERISALEKLGVGFELGGHTDRVFEGDLLVLSSGISPSSPVVERARSMGMPTVGEVDFVFPFLGSPVVGVTGSNGKTTTTSILGHVLNAAGVSTAVAGNIGNPLGSVPLSGETPSLVVAELSSFQLHWCEEASFAGGVVTNLAPDHIDWHGSYENYVLAKRRLIERTGPDGFAVVQLADLDILRGGSGSVRLYPLSWDKVEQGVHLDDAAQVALLLMNGSVRELFRFDQVRLLGRHNLENAAMALCAANLVLNRPLNGEDGRIGEFMAPPHRCELVGRYGGVTFVDDSKGTNVAATVTALRSLKCDPGGTKVILLGGRGKGEDYQVLAQTVSEECSYAVLYGEEGDRIAEALSKAGFNRWSRVGSLDEAVRVAFQRTKEGDMILLSPACTSWDQYPNYKERGYHFRRLAQEVGGRVSER
- a CDS encoding FtsW/RodA/SpoVE family cell cycle protein codes for the protein MSSEDLRIKEHDRDKKRPDVLLWLIPFLLNGLGILIITSTTTPKIFGESGSPFWVGVKQFRWMGLGLMAFLVGWRVRPQTWLRSSGPLWVLSLMGVLATKLPGVGVTVGGARRWIRLGGLSFQPGEVLYLFLTIHMVKMLFKNDRDVVKSFLVTMALVVVSAVPLLAQPDLGTTILIYVTAMGLFVERHGWRLPLISGLFGGVLLVILILVEPYRMRRIFAFVDPFRDPLDTGFQAIQGLIAFHNGGLWGTGLGHGFQKLQYLPAAYTDFVFAALGEEMGLVGTLGVLGAFWLWSTRIKRNYFMLEDDLLASLLWGIGLTIVLPLLVNVAGVTKLMPLTGMPLPFMSYGGTSLVMMWFRLGVILGTVTWGSQAKRGLT
- a CDS encoding UDP-N-acetylglucosamine--N-acetylmuramyl-(pentapeptide) pyrophosphoryl-undecaprenol N-acetylglucosamine transferase; translation: MKIGRITIVAGGTGGHIWPAIAFGEWMSREHPEVSISYISGSRPLELRIYREAGLDPHVIHIEGSPLGAGLRQMPRRFKQIVRALHQTEDCIKRDMPDLCLMFGGYVSFPALLVSRRMGIRSVMHEQNARAGRVTRFAAMLGVKIASGWRICRPLPEGAFSPVGVPIREFKLCERSVAAASLGISLERSQKVALVLAGSLGSSSLFQRVASAASHPSLRDWTFLMVGASKDVERSGNCISLPHIWDIGTAYSLADLVITRAGASTLTEIKLLGVPCVIIPWRESSGGHQFDNAGAFCEEANGMILDEDALTSDLHDAIRTLEVKVPPWRGSLPGGEDLGENSSNLWNMISSL